AGGTTTCCTGAAAGAGATGGAATTCTTACCGGCAGTTCCAGAAAGGGGGCCAAATATCCTGTAGAACAAAGAGACAACAGTTGAAGGGAGAAGTAACACATCAAATGCTCACGAGATGAGGATGTAAGAAAGCAAATTCTCTATCGATCAGGTACATTTTGTATTCAGTCAGAGAAGAGATGGTCATCAACTTGCTCTCCCTTTCAGCTCAGGAGAGGGAATTGtaggaaatatgtttttaaacaacTGCAATGGGAAGAGACAATTATGGAAAAGATGGAATAGAGGAAATCAAAACCTTTCAACTCCTCCCTATGAGATACTTTCCTCCTTGAGACTCTATGTGAAATGACAGCTGTGCTCCCGTGAGGGAGGCCCACTTCATGGCTGGCTGAAAACAGCTAGCTTCTCTGCCTCCACTCCTCTGCAGGGTATCTGCTTCTGCACTGACTCCTATGAGGCAAGAGCTATTTAACTGGTAACAGGAAGTTTAGGGGACTTCGGTGTTAATCTTTCTATTCTGTAAAACAGTACTGGCTGTGCTCTGTTTCCTGAATGTCAGGCAGCTGATGATTAGTTATCACTTTAGCTGTTAGCTGCATGTGATCTCTTGCACTGCTTATCAGTTCGTCTTTTTGTTTAGAAGCTCTTTGAGGTACTCACTCAATGTAAATGGGAATTGTAACATTTCCAGCTCCGCCATGGTCGAGAAgaattaatttgttaaaaattttAGAACCCCAGGAGTATTTGAAGTTGTGTTTACTGTGATGCACCATGGCAGGGTCAAACTTTAGGAGGCAAAGCAAAAAGGTTTTCTGCAGTGAGTTACTTACTGGGACTCCTGGCCTTCCAGGAGTTGTCGGTAAGTAGCGATCTCTTGCTCCAGTCGAGTCTTGATATCCATGAGGATCTTGTATTCGCTGTTCTGGCGCTCCATATCAGCTCGGAGCTCAGCCAGCTGCGCCTCGATGCTGCCGATCAGGCCCTGGATCTGCGCCAGCTGGGCACCGTAACGCCCTTCCGTGTCTGCCAAGGTGCTTTCCAGCGCGGCTTTCTGAGGGCAGGGAGGTTGGAGGGGAAACCACAGAAAGGTTGCTGCCAGATGCAAAGCTCCTCGTGGGGAGGGGAATATGTGCCCATTTTGGTGGGGGGGGTTCATGCAGTGCAAATCTTAACGTACCATGCTGAGCTGGGACTGCAGTTCTATTTCCAGCCCTTGGAGGGTGCGTCTCAGGTCAGTGACTTCGGacttgctgctctgcagctgctcgGTATTGACAGCTACTTCGTGGTTCAGCTCTTCAGTCTGAAACAGGGAAAGCATTACATGAGAAATATGGGGCCTCTAAGAAGAGGTCATAAGGCTTTCGCAGCAGTTCTCGCTGTGTTTCAATAATGATTTTGTTTCTCTCGTGGATTTTTTTGGTTAGTAGTTGTATAGTATGGAATTTTTTCTACCTTGGTTTGGAACCAGGCCTCAGCATCCTTCCTATTCTTCTCAGCCATGTGCTCATATTGGTCTCTCATATCAGCCAGGATCTTGGACAGGTCCACGCCTGGAGCAGAGTCCAGCTCAACACTGACTTGGCCAGCCACTTGCCCTCCCAGGGCACTCATTTCCTGTGTGGACATGGCAGAGGAAGACAACAGAGGGTACAGTCATAAACTAAAACATTATGAACTCTCCATTCTTTCTTCAAGGACTAAGGTCTGGCTGACTCCCCTTAAATACTTGCAGGGTACATTTAGTTTCCCAGTCTACACAGAAATCTTTTCTGCACTGTTGGAGAGCCCAGGGCAATCCTGAGGGACTCCACGTTTCCACACGCTGTTCCTCTAATGTCATTTTCTAATgtgtttcttggggtttttttacctccTCATGGTTCTTCTTGAGGTAGGCCAGCTCCTCCTTTAAGTTTTCAATCTGCAGCTCCAGGTCCGTTCTGGCCAGGGTCAGCTCATCCAGGACCCTGCGCAGGCCGTTGATGTCGGCCTCCACGCTCATGCGAAGAGCTTGTTCTGTTTCAAACCttacaaaagcaaaccaaaatggTTCAGGTTAGCTGATTAAGCCAGCTCGCCATGAAACACATTATTTGCTATAAATGCATCTGGTTTTGTAGGATTTATGATGTAGCCAGTGTTGTCCAGCATTAAACTTTTCTCCACATGTTTTACACAATA
This genomic stretch from Strix aluco isolate bStrAlu1 chromosome 24, bStrAlu1.hap1, whole genome shotgun sequence harbors:
- the LOC141933945 gene encoding keratin, type I cytoskeletal 19, whose translation is MTSYSFRQMTSSVAGGPGSSSIRAGGGCFRAPSIHGGSGGRGVSVSSARFVSSGPGSGLGGGYGSSFSRTFGGGFGGGLGSGDGLLSGNEKATMQGLNERLASYLDKVRALEEANSDLETKIRGWYQKQGPGPARDYSHYYKIIEDLRDKILDATIDNSKIVLQIDNARLAADDFKTKFETEQALRMSVEADINGLRRVLDELTLARTDLELQIENLKEELAYLKKNHEEEMSALGGQVAGQVSVELDSAPGVDLSKILADMRDQYEHMAEKNRKDAEAWFQTKTEELNHEVAVNTEQLQSSKSEVTDLRRTLQGLEIELQSQLSMKAALESTLADTEGRYGAQLAQIQGLIGSIEAQLAELRADMERQNSEYKILMDIKTRLEQEIATYRQLLEGQESQIFGPLSGTADKRDKMVDGK